The genomic region CGCTTTTACCAATGCCCGAAACGAATCCAAATTCATGCTCGACCTGAAAGCAAAAATTGATGAACTGTTAAAATAGCCTGATGGAATTTCTAAATTCAATACTTGAAAACAGCAGCATACCGATAATTACAGCTTTTGTGCTTGGTTTGATGACTGCCATCAGTCCTTGTCCTTTAGCTACCAATATTACAGCCATCGGTTATATCAGCAGGGAACTGGAAAATAAAAAGCGGGTTTTCATCAACGGTCTTATTTATACACTTGGAAGAGCCATCAGCTACACGACATTAGGGCTTTTGTTTTACTTCGGAGCCAGCCAGTTTCACATTGCCCGCTTTTTTCAAACCAATGGTGAAAAATTTTTAGGCCCCCTCCTGATTATTTTTGGTATCCTGATGTTTGATTTTATCCGCATTCCCATGCCGGGTTTCAGCAAACTTAGTGATAAAATAGGTCATTCTGAAGCTAACCGTACATGGGTATCGTTGCTGTTAGGAATTATTTTCGCACTGGCCTTCTGCCCTTTCAGCGGAGTGATTTATTTTGGCATGCTGATTCCTTTGACCATAGCTTCTGCAAAAGGTCTCTACCTCCCCATTGTCTTTGCCATTGCTACCGGTTTACCCGTTATCATTATTGCATGGCTCATTGCTTTCACTGTTTCAGGTGTCGGAAGTTTTTACAACAAAGTCAAAACATTTGAAAAGTGGTTTAAACGTGTTGTTGCAATACTTTTTATTGGGGTTGGTATTTATTACCTGACTATCTTCTTCTTTAAATAAATAGGTTATGGACTTAAAAAAAGAAATAAAAATTCTCATCTGGATTGCCCTTGTTTTTGTTGCGGCATTTTTCCTTCCAATTGATAATGTGCGATTTAACACGGCTATTGATGCCACACTCGATCTGGTAAAATGGTATGCAAGGGAGCATGTTATCCTATGCCTGCTTCCGGCATTTTTTATTGCCGGTGTTATTTCTGTTTTTATCAGTCAGCAGTCAGTGATAAAATATTTTGGAGCAAATGCAAAAAAATGGCTTGCCTATCTGGTTGCATCGGTTTCGGGAACAATCCTGGCTGTATGCAGTTGTACCATTCTCCCTTTGTTTTCCAGCATCCACAAACGTGGAGCCGGCTTAGGCCCAGCCATAGCTTTCCTCTATTCCGGGCCTGCCATCAACATATTGGCAATTATTCTCACCGCACGCATTCTTGGTTTTGAAATGGGAATGGCAAGAATCATCGGAGCAGTGAGTTTTTCGGTCATCATCGGTATTATTATGTCATTGATTTACAGAAAAGAAGAAAAGATTAAGGCAGAAGAACAAATGCATATTCAGGCCTTACCTGAAAAACGTCCTTTCTGGCAGACAGCTTCCCATTTCTTTGTTCTGGTTTTTATTCTTGTTTTTGCCAACTGGGGTAAACCTGCCGAAGGAATTACAACAGGACTTTGGTTCTGGATATGGACAAACAAATGGCTCATCACCTCATTTTTCTCGGTTCTTTTGGTCTTTTCACTGATATTCATTTTGAAAATCAACTGGTTGTATGTCATTCTGGCTGCTATTTCGACCCTGATTGCCGCTTTAATCAGTTCCAGTCCTTTATTACCCGTCATTGTTGCCATTGCCGGATTAAGTATTATCACGCTGACTGATAAAAAAGATGATGAGAATAAGGAATGGACTTTGTCCACATGGGGTTTTGCCAAACAAATCATGCCACTTTTAGCGATTGGTGTCGTAATAGCAGGTTTTCTGCTGGGCTCCACCCACGATGGAAAAAGCATTCCGGGTATTATTCCCAATGAGTGGATTTCAGCATTGGTCGGTGGAAATTCATTGTTTTCCAACTTCTTTGCTTCCATTGTCGGAGCCTTTATGTATTTTGCCACATTGACGGAAGTTCCTATTTTACAGGGATTGATTGCTTCAGGAATGGGAAAAGGCCCTGCCCTTGCACTTTTACTTGCCGGCCCTGCATTATCTTTGCCTAATATGTTGGTCATCAGAGGAGTTATGGGAACGCAAAAAACAGTGGTATATGTGAGCTTGGTAGTAGTTATGGCTACTGTTTCAGGATTGATTTACGGAAGTTTGTTTTAACCTTAAAATGATAAAGATGAAAAAATTAGTTTTACTGTTTCCCTTGAGTTTACTGATATTTACTCAATTCTGCATTGCTCAGAAAGCTGAGGTACTTTATTTCAAGGCCGATTTAGCCTGTTGTCAGGCAAAGGCTTGCAATGCACTGGAAAATGATGTAAAAACTGTTGTTCAAAAGCTTTATCCAGGCGGAGAAGTGGTTTTCAAAACACTTAGACTGGCAGATCCCGCCAATAAACCACAGGTTGATAAATTTAATGCCAAATCACAAACGGTGGTGATTGTTGCCAAAACAAAAAAAGGTGAAAAAATACTTGACATTACCGACATTGTGAGAAACTACAACATCAGCAAGGATATGGCTGTTTTTGAAGCAAACATGAAGAAGAAATTCGAGGAAATTCTGAAATAACATTTTTATAAACTACTAAAAATCAGTATGGTAAACTTATATTCAACTCTTATTTGTCCTTTCTGCGGACATAGTGAAACCATGAAAATGCCGGAAGATTCCTGCCAGTTTTTCTTTGAATGTCCTTCCTGTAAATCTTTGTTAAAGCCTAAAGCTGGCGATTGCTGTGTGTTTTGTTCCTATGGCGATGTGCCCTGCCCTCCGGTTCAGAATAAGAAACATTGTTGCTGATGATTAAAATTCTTTTAAATTGAGCAGAACTTTTTTTAATTCCAAAGGTATCTTTATCAATGAGTTGCTATGCCTGACAGCCAAGGAAGCAAATGAATTGCTTTCAGTAAATGCTGTTCTGCTGGATGTCAGGCCTGAATTTGAAGTCGCTATGCGTCAATTTGATGTTAAAAATGTCATCTATATTCCTCATTTTCAAATAGAAAGCCGCTATCATGAAATACCTGCCGAACAGGCTGTGATATTGGCAGACGCCAGTGGGCTCAGAAGTAAGGAAGTTGCTGTTTTTCTGAAAAATAAAGGCTTTTCAAATATCGCATTACTGGCAGGTGGAATGGTGGATTGGGAACGTGCCGGCTTTTCTGTTACCAGGAATAAAGGAAATACCTTGCACGGTCAATGTCCTTGCATGTTAAATGTTAAACCTGACCCATCTCAGAAATTATAAAACACTGTAAATCTTCCGGTTAAGGAAGGTTTAATTTCCCACCCCGTCTTTGCTTCATAGGTTTCGTAAACTACATTGGGCGAAATAATCACTTTATCGTTTAACTTATAGCTTATTCCGAAAATACTGAAGGTTCGGCTGTCTCCGGTTGCAGAAACATCCTGATCCGGGTCAAAACCATCGAAACGTGCAACCAATGAAAATTTAGGGTTAAACCAGTATTGAGCAAAAACTGAATAGCCAAAGGTAATTTTATCTCTGACACTCATGCCGCTGACTACTCCGTTATCCAGATTGACTATAAAAGCCTCCCCTCCTATCATATATTTGTCTTTTTCTTTAAATCCGATAAAAATGCCGGAAGTTTGAGCATTGTTAGGCAAGGTCCCGACAGGCGCTATGGTATCAGCAGGGTCTTTGATTTCAGGACGGAAACGAATATCTGAGTAAATAGTAATAGTCAGGT from Sphingobacteriales bacterium harbors:
- a CDS encoding rhodanese-like domain-containing protein, with the translated sequence MSRTFFNSKGIFINELLCLTAKEANELLSVNAVLLDVRPEFEVAMRQFDVKNVIYIPHFQIESRYHEIPAEQAVILADASGLRSKEVAVFLKNKGFSNIALLAGGMVDWERAGFSVTRNKGNTLHGQCPCMLNVKPDPSQKL
- a CDS encoding sulfite exporter TauE/SafE family protein, which translates into the protein MEFLNSILENSSIPIITAFVLGLMTAISPCPLATNITAIGYISRELENKKRVFINGLIYTLGRAISYTTLGLLFYFGASQFHIARFFQTNGEKFLGPLLIIFGILMFDFIRIPMPGFSKLSDKIGHSEANRTWVSLLLGIIFALAFCPFSGVIYFGMLIPLTIASAKGLYLPIVFAIATGLPVIIIAWLIAFTVSGVGSFYNKVKTFEKWFKRVVAILFIGVGIYYLTIFFFK